Proteins encoded together in one Camelina sativa cultivar DH55 chromosome 9, Cs, whole genome shotgun sequence window:
- the LOC104713861 gene encoding transmembrane 9 superfamily member 10, producing the protein MAKVRILIVALVFFFSLNVNVNVNVNGFYLPGVAPQDFQMGDALMVKVNKLTSTKTQLPYSYYSLPYCRPEHIVDSAENLGEVLRGDRIENSPFVFKMRESQMCAAVCRVKLDKKTAKALKEKIADEYRVNMILDNLPLVVPVKRPDQDNVVVYQHGFHVGLKGIFVGKKEEKYFIHNHLTFTVKYHRDIETDSSRIVGFEVKPFSIKHEYEGQWNEKARLTTCDPHTKRAVTNSESPQEVEEGNEIIFTYDVDFQESEVKWASRWDTYLLMADDQIHWFSIVNSMMIVLFLSGMVAMIMLRTLYRDISNYNQLETHEEALEETGWKLVHGDVFRPPTNPELLSVYAGTGVQCFGMILVTMIFACLGFLSPSNRGGLMTAMLLLWVFMGLLAGYASARLYKTLRGGTEWKKIALKTAIMFPATIFVAFFVLNAIIWGQKSSGAVPFGTMFALVVLWFGISVPLVFIGAYIGFRKPAPEDPVKTNKIPRQIPIQAWYMNPLFSILIGGILPFGAVFIELFFILTSIWLHQFYYIFGFLFIVFIILIITCAEITVVLCYFQLCSEDYQWWWRSYLTSGSSAVYLFLYAAFYFYTKLEITKLVSGILYFGYMLIVSYVFFVFTGAIGFYACFWFTRLIYSSVKID; encoded by the exons ATGGCGAAAGTTCGGATTTTGATCGTAgcccttgtcttcttcttctccctcaatGTCAATGTCAATGTCAATGTCAATGGATTTTACCTTCCCGGCGTCGCTCCACAAGATTTTCAGATG GGAGATGCGTTGATGGTGAAAGTTAATAAACTGACATCTACAAAGACTCAGCTTCCATATTCATACTATTCTCTTCCTTATTGTCGTCCAGAACATATTGTTGATAGTGCTGAGAATCTCGGTGAAGTTCTCCGTGGTGATCGGATTGAGAACTCGCCTTTTGTG TTTAAAATGAGAGAATCACAGATGTGTGCTGCGGTTTGTCGCGTAAAGCTCGATAAGAAAACAGCCAAGGCGTTGAAGGAGAAGATTGCTGATGAGTACCGGGTTAACAT GATTTTGGACAACCTTCCACTAGTTGTTCCAGTGAAAAGGCCAGATCAGGACAATGTTGTAGTGTATCAGCATGGTTTCCATGTTGGTCTCAAGGGCATCTTTGTTGGT AAAAAGGAGGAAAAGTATTTTATCCACAACCACTTGACCTTCACTGTTAAGTATCACAGAGATATAGAGACCGATTCTTCAAGAATCGTTGGCTTTGAAGTCAAGCCTTTCAG TATCAAGCATGAATATGAAGGTCAATGGAATGAAAAGGCTCGGTTAACCACATGTGATCCGCATACAAAGCGTGCAGTCACTAACTCTGAGTCTCCTCAGGAGGTTGAAGAAGGGAACGAGATTATATTCACATATGATGTTGATTTCCAAGAAAGTGAGGTGAAATGGGCGTCTAGGTGGGACACTTACCTTTTGATGGCTGATGATCAGATTCATTGGTTCTCTATCGTTAATTCCATGATGATTGTACTTTTCCTCTCTGGTATGGTTGCTATGATCATGCTAAGAACACTCTACCGAGATATCTCCAACTACAATCAGTTAGAGACTCATGAAGAGGCTCTCGAAGAGACGGGTTGGAAACTGGTACATGGAGATGTTTTCAGACCGCCAACAAACCCGGAGTTGCTCTCTGTCTATGCAGGCACTGGAGTTCAATGCTTTGGAATGATTCTTGTAACCATGATCTTTGCTTGTCTTGGCTTTTTATCTCCTTCAAACCGTGGTGGTCTTATGACTGCTATGCTTTTGCTTTGGGTTTTCATGGGACTCTTGGCGGGATACGCGTCTGCACGCCTTTACAAAACGTTAAGAGGAGGAACTGAATGGAAGAAGATCGCTCTGAAAACTGCAATCATGTTCCCTGCTACAATCTTTGTCGCGTTCTTTGTCCTTAATGCCATAATATGGGGACAAAAGTCATCTGGTGCTGTCCCGTTTGGTACAATGTTTGCCCTGGTAGTCCTCTGGTTCGGCATCTCTGTTCCGCTTGTTTTCATCGGTGCCTACATCGGTTTTAGGAAACCTGCACCGGAAGATCCAGTGAAAACCAACAAGATCCCGAGGCAGATACCAATACAAGCCTGGTACATGAACCCACTCTTCTCCATTTTGATCGGAGGCATTCTCCCATTTGGTGCAGTCTTCATCGAGCTCTTCTTCATACTTACCTCGATATGGCTTCACCAATTCTACTACATCTTCGGGttcctcttcatcgtcttcatcatTTTGATTATCACTTGCGCAGAGATCACAGTCGTCCTCTGTTATTTTCAACTCTGTAGTGAAGACTACCAATGGTGGTGGAGATCTTACTTAACATCAGGCTCTTCTGCTGTTTACCTCTTTCTTTATGCTGCCTTTTACTTCTACACAAAGCTCGAGATCACGAAGCTTGTCTCTGGAATCCTCTACTTCGGGTATATGCTCATCGTCtcatatgttttctttgttttcaccgGCGCAATTGGTTTCTACGCATGCTTTTGGTTCACCAGGCTTATCTATTCTTCAGTTAAGATTGACTGA
- the LOC104713859 gene encoding receptor like protein 30-like: MTPNQSYSFPGLVVVTNLCFFFSFSFVIYTFASPTFHHCRHDQRDALLEFKHEFPVNESRARVYNLSSWKKSSDCCSWEGVTCDDKSGKVISLYLSNIPLNNNSLKPNSSLFKLQYLENLSLGNLYGEIPSSLGNLSNLMKLDLSYNELVGQIPASLGNLTKLSYLELGENKLSGKIPDMSRVQSLESFDVRGNSFSGSFPTSLFTVSSLQFVYLMDNLLEGPIDFGNTSSFSNLSYLNLNHNKLDGPIPESIFKFLSLDILDLSSNNFIGPIPKSISQLVHLTRLRLSNNRLEGKIPGCLWKLFELKLSNNSFSSFEKPLQVYDREVMRVLLLDSNSLRGPCLHWICKIKKSLQLLDLSNNMFSGSIPQCLRDFTDALEVFNLQNNNFSGTVPDMFVNATELRALDISRNRLEGKLPKSLHNCKDLEILNVESNHFKDKFPFWLGSLSSLNVLILRSNQFYGPLYHQNVSIGFQNVKIIDVSHNGFTGTIPASYFSNWREMITLNADDDDKYMEIIMHYNDHYRYSMEMVHKGVDTEFERIRKDFIAIDFSENKFCGNIPESIGLLKELHLLNLSGNAFTSNIPQSLANLTNLEALDLSRNNLSGQIPQHLGSLSFLSTMNFSYNNLDGPIPRGTQFQRQNCSSFMENPRLTNLKDICGTPPVPSLTPQETEEMLKPDEQVVIYWIAAAIAYGPGVFCGLVIGHIFVSRNHEWFVEKFGRNKSRAVIRSAR; encoded by the coding sequence ATGACTCCAAACCAGTCCTATTCCTTTCCTggtcttgttgttgttaccaacttgtgtttctttttctcgtTTTCCTTTGTCATATACACTTTCGCTTCTCCCACGTTCCACCATTGCCGCCATGACCAGAGGGATGCTCTTCTCGAGTTCAAACACGAGTTCCCTGTAAATGAATCCAGAGCAAGAGTTTATAATTTGAGTTCATGGAAGAAGAGTAGTgattgctgttcttgggagggCGTCACGTGCGATGATAAATCTGGCAAGGTGATTTCACTTTACCTTAGCAACATCCCTTTGAACAACAACTCTTTGAAACCAAATAGTAGTCTTTTCAAACTCCAATATCTTGAAAACCTATCCCTTGGCAATCTCTATGGAGAGATTCCTTCTTCATTAGGAAACCTTTCTAATCTCATGAAGCTTGATCTTTCGTATAATGAATTGGTTGGTCAAATTCCAGCTTCATTGGGAAACTTAACCAAACTAAGTTACTTAGAGCTTGGCGAAAACAAATTAAGTGGCAAAATACCTGACATGAGTCGAGTCCAGTCTTTGGAGTCTTTTGATGTGCGTGGAAACTCGTTTTCAGGGTCTTTTCCTACATCCTTGTTCACGGTTTCTTCGTTacaatttgtttatttgatgGATAACCTGCTCGAGGGACCTATAGATTTTGGGAATACATCTTCATTTTCTAATCTTTCTTATCTAAACCTTAATCATAACAAACTCGATGGCCCAATCCCTGAGTCTATATTTAAATTCCTCAGTCTCGACATCTTAGATCTTAGTTCCAACAATTTCATTGGGCCCATCCCCAAATCTATATCTCAGTTAGTCCACCTCACTCGTCTTAGACTTTCCAATAATAGGTTGGAAGGTAAAATACCAGGTTGCTTATGGAAGTTATTTGAGTTGAAACTTTCTAACAACTCTTTTAGTAGTTTTGAAAAACCATTACAAGTTTACGATCGAGAAGTTATGCGCGTTTTGCTTCTTGATTCGAATTCATTACGTGGACCATGTCTCCATTGGATCTGCAAGATTAAAAAATCTTTGCAGCTGTTAGATCTGTCCAACAATATGTTTAGTGGATCAATTCCTCAATGTTTAAGGGATTTCACTGATGCCCTAGAAGTGTTTAATCTGCAAAACAACAATTTCAGTGGAACTGTTCCAGATATGTTTGTCAATGCTACTGAGTTAAGGGCACTTGACATTAGTCGCAACCGGTTGGAAGGAAAGCTTCCAAAATCCTTGCATAATTGCAAAGATCTGGAAATTTTGAATGTTGAAAGCAACCACTTCAAGGATAAGTTTCCATTTTGGTTGGGTTCTCTATCATCGTTAAATGTCCTCATCCTCCGATCAAACCAATTTTATGGGCCGTTGTATCATCAAAATGTATCCATTGGGTTTCAAAATGTTAAAATCATCGATGTCTCGCATAATGGCTTCACTGGAACCATCCCTGCTTCCTATTTTTCCAACTGGCGTGAAATGATCACATTAAACGCGGATGATGATGACAAATACATGGAAATTATTATGCATTACAATGACCACTACCGTTATTCGATGGAAATGGTGCATAAAGGAGTAGATACAGAGTTTGAGAGGATCCGAAAAGACTTCATAGCCATTGACTtttcagaaaacaaattttgtggGAACATCCCTGAATCTATTGGATTGTTAAAGGAATTGCATCTGCTCAACTTGTCTGGTAATGCATTCACAAGCAACATACCTCAGTCATTGGCTAATTTGACAAACCTAGAGGCATTAGACCTATCTCGGAATAATTTGTCAGGTCAAATTCCTCAACATCTTGGTAGCCTCTCCTTTCTATCAACCATGAACTTCTCCTACAACAATCTTGACGGTCCAATACCACGAGGCACGCAGTTTCAGCGCCAAAATTGTTCTTCATTCATGGAAAATCCCAGACTCACCAATCTCAAGGACATCTGTGGAACACCTCCTGTCCCAAGTCTTACAccacaagaaacagaggaaatgttAAAACCAGATGAACAAGTAGTCATTTACTGGATAGCAGCTGCTATAGCATATGGGCCTGGTGTTTTCTGCGGATTGGTGATTGGACATATCTTCGTTTCACGCAACCATGAGTGGTTCGTGGAAAAGTTTGGTAGAAACAAGTCCAGAGCAGTCATCAGAAGTGCTCGTTGA
- the LOC104713863 gene encoding short-chain dehydrogenase/reductase 2b isoform X2 encodes MAEETPKYAIVTGGNRGIGLEICRQLANKGIRVVLTSRDDTRGLEAVETLKKEVGVSDHQSIVFHQLDVSDPASVTSLAEFVKTQFGKLDILINNAGVGGVITDVDALRAGTGKEGFKWEETITETYELAEECIKINYYGSKRMCEAFIPLLRLSDSPRIVNVSSFMGQVKNVLNEWAKGILSDVENLTEERVDEVINQLLSDMKEDTVKIKDLAKVMSAYVVSKAGLNGYTRILAKKHPEFRVNSVCPGFVKTDMNFKTGVLSVEEGASSPVRLALLPHQESPSGCFFDRHQVSEF; translated from the exons ATGGCTGAGGAAACACCAAA ATATGCTATAGTTACTGGAGGGAATAGAGGAATTGGATTAGAGATATGCAGACAATTAGCAAACAAAGGGATCAGGGTTGTTTTGACATCTAGAGATGATACAAGAGGACTTGAAGCTGTTGAGACATTGAAGAAAGAGGTTGGTGTTTCTGATCATCAAAGCATTGTCTTTCATCAGCTTGATGTCTCTGATCCTGCTAGTGTCACTTCTCTTGCTGAGTTTGTGAAAACCCAATTCGGAAAACTCGATATCTTG ATCAATAATGCAGGGGTTGGTGGTGTAATCACTGATGTTGATGCTTTAAGAGCTGGGACTGGGAAA GAAGGTTTTAAGTGGGAGGAAACTATCACAGAGACGTATGAGCTAGCTGAAGAATGCATCAAGATTAACTATTATGGATCAAAGAGAATGTGTGAGGCGTTTATTCCTCTTTTGCGGCTATCTGATTCTCCAAGAATCGTTAATGTATCATCCTTCATGGGTCAAGTAAAG AATGTACTAAACGAATGGGCGAAAGGGATCCTTAGCGACGTAGAGAATCTCACGGAGGAAAGAGTCGATGAAGTGATCAACCAACTTCTCAGTGATATGAAAGAAGATACAGTTAAGATAAAAGATTTGGCTAAAGTCATGTCTGCTTACGTGGTTTCGAAAGCCGGTTTGAATGGTTACACGAGGATCCTGGCGAAGAAACATCCTGAGTTTCGTGTAAACTCGGTTTGTCCTGGATTTGTTAAGACGGATATGAATTTCAAGACTGGTGTGTTGTCTGTGGAAGAAGGAGCATCAAGTCCTGTGAGGTTGGCTTTGCTTCCACATCAAGAATCTCCTTctggttgtttctttgatcgCCACCAAGTTTCAGAGTTCTAA
- the LOC104713863 gene encoding short-chain dehydrogenase/reductase 2b isoform X1, producing the protein MAEETPNFGLCRYAIVTGGNRGIGLEICRQLANKGIRVVLTSRDDTRGLEAVETLKKEVGVSDHQSIVFHQLDVSDPASVTSLAEFVKTQFGKLDILINNAGVGGVITDVDALRAGTGKEGFKWEETITETYELAEECIKINYYGSKRMCEAFIPLLRLSDSPRIVNVSSFMGQVKNVLNEWAKGILSDVENLTEERVDEVINQLLSDMKEDTVKIKDLAKVMSAYVVSKAGLNGYTRILAKKHPEFRVNSVCPGFVKTDMNFKTGVLSVEEGASSPVRLALLPHQESPSGCFFDRHQVSEF; encoded by the exons ATGGCTGAGGAAACACCAAA ttttgggTTATGTAGATATGCTATAGTTACTGGAGGGAATAGAGGAATTGGATTAGAGATATGCAGACAATTAGCAAACAAAGGGATCAGGGTTGTTTTGACATCTAGAGATGATACAAGAGGACTTGAAGCTGTTGAGACATTGAAGAAAGAGGTTGGTGTTTCTGATCATCAAAGCATTGTCTTTCATCAGCTTGATGTCTCTGATCCTGCTAGTGTCACTTCTCTTGCTGAGTTTGTGAAAACCCAATTCGGAAAACTCGATATCTTG ATCAATAATGCAGGGGTTGGTGGTGTAATCACTGATGTTGATGCTTTAAGAGCTGGGACTGGGAAA GAAGGTTTTAAGTGGGAGGAAACTATCACAGAGACGTATGAGCTAGCTGAAGAATGCATCAAGATTAACTATTATGGATCAAAGAGAATGTGTGAGGCGTTTATTCCTCTTTTGCGGCTATCTGATTCTCCAAGAATCGTTAATGTATCATCCTTCATGGGTCAAGTAAAG AATGTACTAAACGAATGGGCGAAAGGGATCCTTAGCGACGTAGAGAATCTCACGGAGGAAAGAGTCGATGAAGTGATCAACCAACTTCTCAGTGATATGAAAGAAGATACAGTTAAGATAAAAGATTTGGCTAAAGTCATGTCTGCTTACGTGGTTTCGAAAGCCGGTTTGAATGGTTACACGAGGATCCTGGCGAAGAAACATCCTGAGTTTCGTGTAAACTCGGTTTGTCCTGGATTTGTTAAGACGGATATGAATTTCAAGACTGGTGTGTTGTCTGTGGAAGAAGGAGCATCAAGTCCTGTGAGGTTGGCTTTGCTTCCACATCAAGAATCTCCTTctggttgtttctttgatcgCCACCAAGTTTCAGAGTTCTAA
- the LOC104713860 gene encoding receptor like protein 30-like has protein sequence MMIPRQPYSFSGVVATLCFFFLFSFALHTLASPTLHYCRHDQRDALLEFKHEFPISESNPTANAMSSWNKSNDCCFWNGVKCDAKSGKVISLNLFGVFLNNTLKPNSGLFKLQYLQHLILYSCKLYGEIPSSFGNLSHLRKLDLLKNELVGQVPASVGNLTQLSDLSLGENKLSGKIPISVANLTKLRNLDLSNNYFEELPSDISGLHSLEYFYVSGNSFYGPFPTSLFRIPSLQWVHLEENHFKGPIEFGNISSSSTLNRIYLSRNKLDGAIPESISKFLNMEKLDLSYNKIIGPIPTSISQLVNLTYLDLSNNKIIGPIPTSLSQLVNLTYLDLSNNKLEGEVAGFLWRFGVVNLSHNSFSSFGSSFELEEFGEQEYVYLDLDIDSNLFRGPFPHWICKLRKWLRLSINLSNNRFSGSIPQCLRNFTYFPQALILRNNSFSGTLPVMSADASVNALDFSGNRFCGKIPESIGSLEELSILNLSSNALTSDIPQPLADLKNLEALDLSHNQLFGQIPPDLGKIHSLLTMNFSHNNLEGPIPQDQKFQDQNCSSFMDNPKLYGLEKFCGKTYVSNPIPKEEQVINWIAAAIAYGPGVLCGFVIGNVFISHKFRRINPRVVIRSAR, from the coding sequence ATGATGATTCCAAGGCAACCTTATTCGTTTTCTGGTGTTGTTGCTAccttgtgtttcttcttcttgttttcctTTGCTCTACACACACTTGCTTCTCCTACTCTCCATTATTGCCGCCATGATCAGAGGGATGCTCTTCTGGAGTTCAAACACGAGTTTCCCATAAGTGAATCCAACCCAACTGCTAATGCTATGAGTTCATGGAACAAGAGCAATGATTGCTGTTTTTGGAATGGTGTCAAATGCGATGCTAAATCTGGCAAGGTGATTTCACTTAACCTTTTTGGCGTCTTTCTCAATAACACTTTGAAACCAAATAGTGGTCTTTTCAAACTCCAATATCTTCAACACCTAATCTTATATTCTTGCAAACTCTATGGGGAGATTCCTTCTTCATTTGGAAACCTTTCTCATCTTAGGAAGCTTGACCTTTTGAAAAATGAATTAGTTGGTCAAGTTCCAGCTTCAGTTGGAAACTTAACCCAACTAAGTGACTTGAGCCTCGGCGAAAACAAATTAAGTGGCAAAATTCCCATTTCAGTTGCCAACTTAACGAAATTGCGCAACCTTGATCTCTCTAATAATTACTTCGAAGAGCTCCCATCTGACATAAGTGGACTCCACAGCTTGGAGTATTTTTATGTGAGTGGAAACTCATTTTACGGGCCGTTTCCTACATCCTTGTTCAGGATTCCTTCGTTACAATGGGTTCATTTGGAGGAAAACCACTTTAAGGGACCTATAGAGTTTGGGAATATCTCTTCATCGTCTACGCTGAATCGTATATACCTTTCTCGCAATAAATTAGATGGCGCAATCCCTGAATCTATATCTAAATTTCTCAATATGGAAAAGTTAGATCTTAGTTACAATAAGATCATTGGGCCAATCCCCACCTCTATATCACAGTTAGTCAACCTTACTTACCTTGATCTTTCTAACAATAAGATCATTGGGCCAATCCCCACCTCTCTATCACAGTTAGTCAACCTTACTTACCTTGATCTTTCTAACAATAAGTTGGAAGGAGAAGTAGCAGGTTTCTTATGGAGATTTGGTGTGGTGAATCTTTCTCACAACTCGTTTAGCAGTTTTGGAAGCAGTTTTGAATTAGAAGAGTTTGGTGAACAAGAATATGTTTATTTGGATTTGGACATTGATTCGAATTTATTTCGAGGACCATTTCCCCATTGGATCTGCAAGCTTAGAAAATGGTTAAGGCTTTCTATAAATCTATCCAACAATAGGTTTAGTGGCTCAATTCCTCAATGTTTGAGGAATTTCACTTATTTTCCTCAAGCACTTATTCTGCGAAACAATAGTTTCAGTGGAACTCTTCCAGTTATGTCTGCTGATGCTTCGGTAAATGCATTAGACTTCTCAGGAAACAGATTTTGTGGAAAGATCCCTGAATCCATTGGATCGTTAGAAGAATTGAGTATTCTTAATTTGTCAAGTAATGCATTGACAAGCGATATACCTCAACCATTGGCAGATTTGAAAAATCTTGAGGCATTGGACTTATCCCATAATCAGTTGTTCGGTCAGATTCCTCCAGATCTTGGTAAGATTCATTCCCTATTGACCATGAATTTCTCCCACAACAATCTCGAAGGTCCAATACCACAAGACCAAAAGTTTCAAGACCAGAACTGTTCTTCATTCATGGATAACCCCAAACTCTACGGTCTCGAAAAATTTTGTGGAAAAACTTATGTTTCGAATCCTATACCAAAAGAGGAACAAGTGATTAACTGGATCGCAGCGGCAATAGCGTATGGACCTGGTGTCTTATGCGGATTTGTGATTGGAAATGTCTTCATTTCCCACAAGTTTCGTAGAATCAATCCCCGCGTAGTCATCAGAAGTGCTCGTTGA
- the LOC104713864 gene encoding cytochrome P450 71B6-like: MSFLSFPISTELLPWLLLLLLPPLLIIFLLRRSPKNLPPCPPRLPILGNIHQLGSLPHRTLRDLSLKYGPVITVYLGSVRTVVVHSPETAEEVLKLHDSECCTRPKLSITKSFFYDGLGLGFTQWGDYYREVRKLCVLELFSVKRANSFRNLRDEELSRLINSLSDSAASGTSVDLSGKLIKFVASFTCRMAFGLSFRGSDMDNERFMEVFTEANRVIGKFAAADIFPGFGWILDRINGLESSRRKSFRDLDTFYQKAIVDHREKKKTEEREDLIDVLLKLQSQETKLGSNRITDTHIRAILMDLFVAGVDTSAITMDWTMAELARHPRVMKKVQAEIREHVGDKGIVTYDDLESLPYMKMVLKETWRLHAPSPILIPREAMTKFKIKGYDIYPGTRIHVNAWAIGRSPDVWKDPEEFIPERFVDSNVDSKGTSYELLPFGSGRRGCPAMFVGLSTVEYSLANLLYHFDWKVTEEVSIEEAPGLTSHRKHPLHLVPVSVINRKL, encoded by the exons ATGTCGTTTCTCTCCTTCCCTATCTCCACTGAGTTGCTTCCATGGCTTCTTCTACTGTTACTTCCTCCACTTCTTATCATCTTCCTTCTTCGTCGCTCCCCTAAAAATCTTCCACCATGTCCACCAAGATTACCTATCTTAGGAAACATCCACCAGCTCGGATCACTCCCTCACCGCACCCTAAgagatctctctctcaaataCGGCCCCGTAATCACCGTCTACCTCGGAAGCGTCCGTACGGTGGTTGTGCACTCTCCGGAGACGGCCGAGGAAGTTTTAAAACTCCACGACTCGGAGTGTTGCACTCGTCCCAAGCTATCAATCACCAAGAGCTTTTTCTACGATGGGCTTGGTCTAGGGTTTACTCAATGGGGTGATTACTACAGAGAAGTTCGTAAACTCTGTGTTCTTGAACTTTTCTCAGTCAAACGAGCCAACTCGTTCCGGAACCTTAGAGACGAGGAGCTGAGTCGACTCATCAACTCGTTGTCTGACTCGGCGGCGTCTGGGACTTCCGTTGATCTTAGCGGGAAGCTGATCAAGTTCGTCGCGAGCTTTACATGTCGGATGGCTTTCGGGTTAAGTTTTCGCGGGAGTGATATGGACAACGAGAGGTTTATGGAGGTGTTCACGGAGGCGAACAGAGTGATCGGAAAATTCGCGGCGGCGGATATTTTCCCCGGGTTTGGTTGGATCTTGGATCGGATCAATGGGCTTGAATCTAGTCGGAGGAAGAGTTTTAGAGATCTTGATACGTTTTATCAGAAAGCTATTGTTGATCAtagggaaaagaagaaaactgaaGAACGTGAGGATTTGATTGACGTCTTGCTCAAGTTACAGAGTCAAGAAACCAAACTTGGTTCTAATAGGATCACTGATACACATATCAGAGCTATTCTTATG GATTTGTTCGTAGCAGGAGTAGACACATCTGCAATCACTATGGATTGGACAATGGCAGAGCTTGCAAGACACCCAAGGGTGATGAAGAAGGTACAAGCTGAGATTCGTGAACACGTAGGAGACAAAGGTATAGTGACGTACGATGATCTAGAGAGTCTACCATACATGAAAATGGTGCTCAAGGAGACCTGGAGGTTACACGCACCGAGTCCAATCCTAATTCCTAGAGAAGCAATGACCAAATTCAAGATCAAAGGTTATGACATTTACCCTGGAACGCGTATTCATGTCAATGCATGGGCTATTGGACGTAGCCCTGATGTATGGAAGGATCCTGAAGAGTTTATCCCAGAGAGGTTCGTGGATAGCAATGTGGATAGTAAAGGGACGAGTTATGAGCTGTTGCCGTTTGGGAGCGGACGCAGAGGTTGTCCCGCAATGTTCGTGGGGTTGAGTACGGTGGAGTACTCATTGGCGAATCTTTTGTACCATTTTGATTGGAAAGTGACAGAGGAAGTGAGTATTGAAGAAGCACCTGGTCTCACTAGCCATAGGAAGCATCCTCTTCACCTTGTTCCTGTTAGTGTCATCAACCGCAAGCTTTAG